TAATATACTCTACACAGTGTACAAAAATATCTACTCCAATACATTTCCTGTCACATGGCACGTTAGATgtggctgaaattttgtggataagGAAGCCCAAGGTTTCcggctcacatgtcaagtttctgcCCAGATAGACTTGGTGAAGTGGCAAATTCATGGGAGATTGGGAGGGGTCAATGCCAATACAATGAAGGGCTGAAAAATACATGGAAGAAATTTGATTAAATttgagttaattttttttttacaactgGTCTACTTCATTCTACCCCTTATCCGAAACTACACCTTGAGCTAATGATGGATACACTACAGAACAGCATCTCCTGGTACAGCAATCTTAATATTGATAAAAATGGCTTTGCCTCCATGACGCACTGTTTGGTTCACCCTAAAAACAAAGACATGGTTCCTGATCCTACCACTCTGCCTCCACTTACCTTCTGCAAATTCTACTTCAATTATATGCTTCATCCCAAAAACACCCCAGACAACAAGGAACAGAGGAGTCCAACTTCAGCATCCTCTCTCCAACTCTCAACCTCAAAGAAATCCCATAAGCACAAATACGTGACCCCTAAACTGAAGGCACTTGGCTCAATGAGGCGCTGTTTCTATGATCTCCATTCTGATGTGAGTTAAACAGCCCAACCAATCGTGCCACTATACAAGCATAACAATGAATCCAgggaattatttttatttttgctctATGGAGCTGAAATTCCCCATTGTTTGCAACCAATATACCCCAGATAGAGTAATTCAGTCGGCTACGGTACCACACTTAAGTAGTTCAAATAAATTCTGGTGCTTCAGACCTGAATCTACTTCAAGTGAAACACATAATCATGGCATTGCATTCCAAATTACTCTCTGAAACGAATTTTAAGCAAAAATTTTCATTGTAGGATCAATTAACTCAGATTTGATTGACACTCTCAAGAGCAAGTGAGAATTTACTCAGATTCAGAATAAATAATCCCATCCTCTCCGGGAAAGAGGAACAAAGCAGAGCTAAAAATGCTACCAAGCATGAACCCTGTTGGCTTGAAGTTATCCATGAAGGTGAGCACAAACAGCCAGATATCTCCCTCAGCTGAATAATCAAATTACAAGCTCTTGAATCCAATATGTGCATCTCTTCAAAGAGGAAAAGTGAGTTCTCCAGTATGTCCCATTCGGAAAGAACTAGGGACAAAACACCACATGAAGCAAGGGCGCGAATCCAGCAAGCACTTGGCGGAGTAAAGCTGATATGAGCACCATTGCATGCTAGCACGCATTCATAATTTGAATTATCAAATCAGGACCATATGCCAGGAAgttgaagaggaagagggggagggaggggagcCATGTTAGCATAAATAGAGCAAAAAACAAGAGTCCAGAATGAACCATGACCCTTCAAGGTGTATAAAATAGACACATTGGGCAAAATTTCTTGCTCAGCTATCCACCCAACTGCGACCAGGATTCTTTCTGATTCTCCTATCTTGCATCGTCTTTCTAACATCTGCAGATTTCTCCCAATCCCCGGAAGTTGCATATAAGCTAGATAGTTGTACATAAGCACTTGAACCAACAGAATCAAGCATAATAATATACTGTGCCACCTTTCTCCCAAGAGCTTCATCTCCATGAGACATACATCCTCTCAACACCGATGACCACATGCTTGCATCTGCTTCAAATGGCATCTGGTTAATGAGATCCATGGCTTCCTTAAGGAAGCCTGCACGGGCAAACAGGTCAATCATGCATGAGTAGTGCTCAATCCCTGGCTCAATTTGATGTTCCCATTTCATTGAATAAAACCATCTCTTTCCCTCCTCGACTAGTCCACAGTGGTCACAGGCAGACAACACACCTGTGAAGGTAATGTCATTAGGACGAACACCAGCATGGCTCATCTCATCAAATAACTTCAATGCTTCAATCCCATAACCATTTGTAGCATAACCAACTAACATTGAGTTCCAAGGCACCTCATcaaattttttcatttcttcgAACAGTTTTCTTCCATCTTTAACGTTACCACACTTGCAATAGAGATCAATGAGGGAGGTGGAGATGATCTGATCAGACTCAAGGCCGGTGATAGCACCTCGAGCAAAGATCTGCTCCCCAAGGCCTAGAGAACAAATGCTAGCACAAGCACTGATTGCACTGGCCAGGCTAACCTCGTCCATCCTTAAATCTAGCCTATGCATCTCACAGAAAAGTTCAAGAGCCTCAACAGCACAGCCATTTTGACTATAGCCCACAATCATAGAATTCCAGGAGATCAAGCTCCTAACAGGCATTGTCTCAAAGACCCATCTTGCATCTTCAATTCTTCCACAACTGAAGTATAAAGTGATGATAGAATTGAGCAACACCGTGTCATAATTTTTTAGCTCGCCAAAGAATTTGCAAGCATCATTTGGTCTTCCACACTTGGAGTACATGTCAACAAGAACACTAGAAACAATAATATCATGAATAACCCCGACTTTGTAACAATAAGCATGCATTTGCTTACCCTTGGTAAGATTTCCCATGCTAATGCAAGCACTCAAAACACTGGCCAGAGTAGAGGGGTCTGCTTGAATTCCATCTTTCTGCATCCTAATGAAGAGATTTAATGCTTCCCCTACTTCATTATTGGCAACATATCCAGCGATCATGGAGTTCCACACCACAACACATTGGCTACTTATTCTATCAAAAATTCTTCTAGCATCAGACAATCTACCACAATTTGCATATCCAGTGATCAATGCTGATACAGAGAAGTCATCGGATTCCGGCATCAAATCCAAAATGTGACTCGCACTATCCAAATCCCCACATTTACCATACATGTTTACAAGGGAACTCCCAAGTACCAGATCAAACTTCACGTCAGTGACAATAATACGAGTATGGATTTGCTTACCCCAATCAAGGGCTGCCACATTGGCACATGCACCAATAACTGTCGCAAGAACAAAGTTATCAGTCTGTGACGTTTCACTGGGCTCTGAAGACAAATCCTTAAAGAGCCTCAGAGCTTGTTCTGGATATCCATGGCGTACGTACCCATGAATTATTGAATTCCATGCAACTCCATTTTTGACAGGCATTTCATTGAACAGTCTTCCAGCTGTATCAAGGTCACCCGATTTCACTAGACTCGAGATTACTGCAATCCATGAGAAATCGTTCTTGTGGGGCATGGAATAAAACAACCCCAGTGAATCTTCCTTGCTTCCAGATTTCAGGTAGGCCTCTATCATAGTATTCCATGAAAAATGGTTTCTTTgtggcatttcatcaaacaacAAACGTGCATCAGACAAGTCACCCCACCTTGTATACAACTGCAACAGATAGTTGCCAATGAATGTCAGAGAATTCAGTACACCCATTTTGAGCAGATGAACATGGAGCTGCTTCCCTTGCTGGATCGAACGGTTAATGTTGCAGGATCGCAACAGATTAACGTAGGAATGGAGATCACGCTCCATTTTGGACAATCATGAATCAAGTGAGTCTCTCAATCTCTAACCGAATTACCGAAACCAAATCCAACTGTTGAACACTAAAAATGATTGCTCGATACTGGCTTAAAAGCAACATTAGTGGGCCCCAGTGAGTTTGAGACACGTGATGAAATTATATAGTTAGCAGTCCTCTGGAGTTCTGGAAGTTGCTCTTTCCGCTTGAGTTGTCATGCCCAACGGTAGCTCCAAAGCCGTTGACCCTATACATCACTATGCATCTCTTATTGAAAGTTGCCTCACAACCAGACATCTGAAGCTTGgaagattcatccattgtcatctaaTCAAAACTGCTCTTAATCTCAATGTCTTCCTCGCTAACCGTATCATTCACATGTACTCGAAATTGGATTCTTTTGAAAGTGCTCATAATGCTTTTGATGAACTCCCTATCACGAACACGCATTCATGGAATACAATCATTTCAGCTTGTTGCCGATTTGGTCTTTTTGATAGAGCTCAGAAgttgtttgatgaaatgccggAACCAAACCTCGTTAGCTATAATTCGATTATTTCAGGGTTTAGCCATCATGGGTTTCACAAACAAGCGATTGATGTCTTCAAGAGGATGCAGAAACAGTATAATTCTCTGTTGATTGATAAGTTCACAGTGGTCAGTATGGTGAGTACTTGTGCTAACTTGGGAACACTAGAACTCTTGCGTCAGGTCCATGGAGCATTGGCTGTGATTGGCATAGAAATAAATCTTATAATGTACAATGTTTTAATTGATGCATATGGAAAGTGTGGTGACCCTGATGCTTCATATAAAGTCTTCAGTCAAATGGAAGAAAGGGATGTTGTGTCATGGACTTCAATGGTTGTTGCTTATGTACGGGCATCACAATTGGAAAATGCTTATTTGGTATTTAATCAGATGCCAGTCAAGAATGCCATCTCCTGGACTGCTCTAATCACAGGACTTGCACAGAATGGTTGGGGAGTTGAGGCATTGGATTTATTTGTGCAGATGCAGGAAGAGGGTATCCCACCTAGTGCATTCACTTTTGTTGGTTTATTAAGTGCTTGTGCAGATCTAGCTCTCATTGAACGTGGAAAACAGCTTCATGGCTGCATTACCAGAAATGGTGATAGAAGTGATCTGTTCAATGTGTTTATATTTAATGCTTTGATTGACATGTATGCCAAGTGTGGTGACATGAAATCAGGTAAAAGGTTGTTTGAGAAAATCCCTGAGAAGGATATCATCTCTTGGAACTCAATGATAACTGGATTTGCTCAGAATGGCTATGGGGAGGAATCACTCATGGCATTCAATAAGATGACAGAGGAAGGTGTAACCCCAAATCATGTAACATTTCTTGGTGTGTTAACTGCCTGTAGTCATACAGGTTTAGTATCCAAAGGAAGACATTTCTTAGAGTTAATGGAAAAGGACTTTGGTGTATGCCCAAGGTCAGACCACTATGCAATCCTGATTGACATGCTGGGAAGAATGAACAGACTTGAGGAGGCAGTGGAGCTGATCAATAATGCACCTCATGGACCGGATCGCATCGGGATGTGGGGTGCACTACTGGGTGGCTGTCGGGTCCATGGAAACTTGGATCTTGCAAGAAGGGCTGCAGAAGCTTTGTTTGAACTAGAACCTTGGAATGCTGCAAGATATGTTATGTTATCAAACATTTATGCTGCTGCAAAGAGATGGGATGATTCCCGTAGAGTGAGGACACTCATGAAGGAGAGGCGTTTGAAAAAGGATGTAGCTTATAGTATTATTGAAGTGAGAAATGCAAGACATTGGTTTGTGGCAGAAGACAAGTCCCATTGTCAAACAGACGGAATATATGAAGTTATCGATATCCTAGCGGACCAGATGAAGGAAGCAGGTTTTCTACCCTATCCCTATGATGGTCACTTGTTCATTcttgatgaagatgatggattGTTATCTCAAGTATGCAATGAATAAAGTCTCCTGTTCTTCTTTTCAATTAATATTTAAGGTACACTGTTTGATAATAGAAGGATGAAATTCCtcattgtttttatttcattgtttTGTGCGTCTGTGTTTGCTTcgccttttttttcccccctttattATATTGTTTATGTTCTCCGAATATAAGGTGTAGGGAATGCCTCCTcacatggatttttttattaattcttcTGAGGAATGAGAAAATACAATAAAGAAAAAGTGGATGTGAGTAGGCATAACCTACGCCTCATGTTCAGAGAGATTTTCCCCAAGAATACATCAACCATTCCATTTCCTACGTAGTCCCATGGAGTGTAATGCCCTCAACCATCAAGCACTGTAATTAACTTCACCAGACAGCATGAAAGAACTTAAAACTTCTCTTCTTTGTTGAGAAATAATAGGTACATTGTAGAAAAAAGTATGTAGGCATTAGAGAATTGACAATTATATAGGAGATGTTGAGAATACTTCGTGAAACTATCAAAGTCAGTAACAACTTTTGACTCCAAAAGGCAAATGAAATTTTACAGGGGTTTTGGCCTATACAGCAGAGGTGGAAGGTATATCCAGCTGACTTCAGTCACCCTTCAAATTAAGAATGCTCAGCTCCCTGATGACAAGGAAATAAAATGCTTCAActttcaagaaacccaaatccTCTTCAGAGGATCTCTAGATTCAGCTTCAATAGAACATGCATGCAGCAATTTGCTTGTTGCAGATTCATTATGTCAAAAACCAAGCATCACTTTTTGCGTGGCAAGCTTGCTAGTTAAAGCTTTTCCTCTTTGTTCTCAGCATCCCGTTCAATGACCACTACTCATTTTTGCATGAGACAAGGACAGATCTCTAACCAAATACAGCTTCGAGCCACAAGTATAAAATGCCTTGTCATCTCAATGTCCCCTCTTTCAGATTATGTGGTTGAGTTTGTAGTCCCCTTTGTGAAGTGAGAATCAGATTCTCTTTTCATGAAGATCTTCATGAGCGAAGATTAACTGTAGCTTCTGCATTATTGCATAGagaaattccaaatcaaacaaGAGTCTCATGAGAGAAATCAATGATTAATAAGATTCCTGTGCTTCTGCATTTAATGATCACAACTTGCCCAAATCAGGTTCAGACAAGGTCTCAAACCGAAATGGAGTTAGGGGTTTGAATTCATTAAGGTGTTGTGCAGCCCATTCTCCCAACCTGGAATGCTCATGTTCTCTACAAGCATCGAAGATTCTAGTCAACATTTCTACAGTAGGATCAAATGGCATTCTCTTAATAAAATCCTCAAGCTCATCAATGACACCATACCTAGAAAAGAGCTCAATCATGCATTCATAATGCTCTAACCTAGGTATGATACAGAACATATCACTCATTGAATTGAAATACTGCCTACCATGATCAACAAATCCTTCACCAATACAAGCAAGTAAAATCCCTTGAAAAGTGACATGATCAGCTTTAATTCCTTCCTTCTGCATCAACCCAAACAATTCAAGAACATCTGCACCTCTTCCATTGTGAGCACACCCCAAAAGCATGGAGTTCCACAAGATCACATCCCGTGAAACTGCCTCTTTAAAAACCTTGAGGGCATATTCAAGACATCGGCATTTAGAGTACATGTCAACCAAAGCTCCTCTAATAACAAGATCTATCTCATAACCATTCCTGATCATGTACCCATGGATTTGCTTCCCTTGTTTAAGTGTAAAGATATTTGCACAAGCTGCTAAGAGGGTTCCGAATGTGAACTCACTTGGTGTTGTCTCCCATAGCATCTCCCGAAAAATTTCCATAGCTTCTTCACTCTGATGATGACGAGCATAGCTACTGATTAAAGCATTCCAAGAAACTCTATCACGCAAACGACCCATCTCAAAGAACCAAGCTCTAGAATACCTAAAGCTCCGACACTTCCCATACATGTCAAGGAGTCCATTGCTAACGAATTGATCAGAGAACCACCCATGCCTATAGACAAACCCATGAACCTGCTTCCCTAATTCAACATCTGAACTCCCAGCACACACATTAAGGATCAAACTAAGTGTCACGTGGTCAATATCTTTGGTGGTTTTGCGCATCCAGAAGACAAAATCCAAGGCTTCCTCCCACAGAAGAAACTTTACATACCCTGCCAACATTGCATTCCAGGAGACTACACTCCTTTCAGGCATCTTATTAAAGAGCTCCCTTGCCTCTGCAGTCCTCCCACTTGTTGCATAGCCTGACATGATTGAAGTCCaagaaatcatatttttcaaacCAGGTTGATCAAAAAGCCTACGAGCATCCTCCAGACCTCCACATTTTGCGTACATATTAATAAGCGAGTTTGTAACTACAGTATCCTCTTCAAAACCAACCTTAATTACAACATCATGGATTTGATACCCCTCATTGAGTGCAGATATACTTGAACAAGCAATAAGAGCATTAGAGAATGTAAAATTCAACTGCCTAACATTTGCCTCGACCATTTTGAAAAACATAGCTATTGCTTCCCTTTCATCACCCATCTCGAGATATCTCCTAACAATCACATTCCAAGAAACAGAATTCGGGTTGGGGATCTCATCAAACATTCTACGCGCATCACCAATAATCCGGCATTTCCCATAAACATCAACCAATGAACTGCCCAAAATCACATTCCAGCAAAGGCCATATTTTACAATAAGCCCATGCACTTGCCTGGAAAGAAACAAAGATAAAATCACAGAACAGGACCCAAGAACACTAGCAAAGGTGATCTCGTTAGCTACAACTCCCAACTTATTCATACGGGAGAACATTCCTACTGCTTTCTCAGCAAAGTCACCTTGTGAAAACGCGGTGATAATCGCATTCCATGAGCCACCATCTCTTTGAGGCATTTCTTCGAACAATTCCCTTGCATCCTCCAAACAACCACATTTCCCATAAGCTTCAATAGCTCGGTTGAGAAGAAAGATTGGTGGCTGGGGATGGAAAGTTACAAGATGGGATTCAACCTTTCGGGCTTCAACAATTGCAGGTGTGGATGAACATATTTTGAACAGACGGGCGTAAATATAAAAAGGGACGGGTACAGGGGAAGCAAAGAGGACGGAGACGGCTTTTTTTAGGCTACCAGATTTGAGGTGAGCTTTAATGGAATTGGTAATGGCAATAGAGTTAGTGGGTGGTGTTTTGGTTCTTTGGGTATTCTTCTGAAGGAGACGATTAAGTACGGAGGCTGCATTAACACCCATGTAAGCATGGAGAGCGGGATGTGTTCGATTCAAATCTACAGGTGGATTTGTGTTTTAAAACTCGGAAAATCGTCTCCACTGGGTGACCGAACAATCAGAGTGAGTCTCCGATTCAGCACAGTAGAcacttttggttttcttttaattgAGAAATAGATCACTGGAGTCTATCCAAAGTATTTGTCAAAAAGAAGAGGTTGGGGCGTTTGGCACGCTGCTGCTAGTTTTCCTGGAGTTAATACCTAATATCTTGGGTATGgcaggtttatttatttattttttttctctagagagagagagaatatggcATGATAATTTTATGCACTTTTATGTCTAGGCGTCGGGATCACATGATCAAGCAGAATTCTTTTTCTCAtgttaaatatgaaaaaaagaatgttacaagtaggggtgtcaacggtccgggttggtgcggtttcggtccggttccaccggtttcggtgtgagtttggaagtgaccgaaaccgacccattaaggatttatcggtttcggtccggtctcggcttcggtgcggtttgggttcgggttggtaccggtttggatttattaggttcatttcggtttggatcggttttttaaaccggtatggagccattaggaaacaaccaaatgatgaattgttgaacttcggtttcttaaatcgatttgtaaccgggttggttttgatttttggtctagtttggattcgattttccatacaaatgtatacaaaactattcaaattttgatttttttaatgaattttggagtgtttcggtttcttaccggtttggtttcggtttcggtccgggttttgagccggtttcgggttcgtccggttttcggtgcggttcggtttggttttggggttacaatactcgaaaccgaaccgaaccaataaggcttcggttcggttcggtccgggttgttatcggttcggtccggccgattttaccggttcgatttaggaattgacacccctagttacaAGGCATTGGATCTACTGCTCATACGATCATCTAGTTGTACAAGTGAACATCCAACATCTGTTCCTTTTGTTTCCAAATATACCTTTCACTCATGTATTGACAGAAAAATGGACAAATGTTGGATGTTCACCCATACGACTAGGTGATCGTGCAACCAATGGATCTATTCTTTGTAGTGTATGCCAGTATctctttgtgtctatctctttgtTCTCTCCTATTAAATGATGTATCTAACCCttattgtgggaggagagagagagagagaaagacaatAATAGGTACAAGGAGACATTATCATAGGATATAGCCGAATAGGGAACTCAATCCCAATAACTATTTGTGCAATTAGGGGAAAGGATATAGCTTGACCATCAAGAAAACTATTATGATTACCCACACATCAAGGGCTAACCTATTTTATTTCCAGTCCTAAATCCTAGTTTTCTTTTCAAATACTTTTAAGAGCTTTCTTTTTCCATGCGAAAACACAGGAGAAGTCATCCCAACCCATAAatgtttcttctttgttccttCACGGCGTTGAGACTATGAAAGGCCATAGAAATAGATTAAAGTCCAAATCTTCCTCTCTGCTGGTCCTGCTCCCTTGAACACTCAGTTTCAGAATTccaaaatttaaaggaaaaacttGCTTTGATGTTGAAGATTTAAAATTAGATTCACAAGATTATTTCAATTCCGATAAGaattcaaagagaaaaaaaaaataatgtagcAAAGATTTGATCAATTGTGCAAAGTTTTGAGCTCTTAACTTGGATAACTACTTGAGAAGAACATGGGCATTGTGCAATTGAACTATAAGCTACCAAATTGGAAACCCGAACCAACTTTCTATTGAGCCGGCTTCAGTTTGGGTTATTGTAGAACTGGCTGAAAATTAAACTGCGTTAGACCAATTGAAAACCATACCAACCTTGAAAATCAGAATGAAATTGATATAAAACCAATACTAACCCGAAAACCATTAAAAACACGTTATTTTTCATAAtcatgtgtgtatatatatacatgataAACTAAACGCTAAGCAAACGGAACCCGATATCAAACCAGTAACAGcatgataagagagagagaaaacagaacCTTCCCTCATCAAGCGCTTCGGTTTCACAAATTCTCAGCCCAAAACTGATTAAACCCAATCAAGATCGgatcaaaccgaaccaaccgattGGCATCCCTATTCCAACTGTTGATAGCTCCATTTGGCTTTCTTTGTTGTAACAGTTCCTTTCATTTTTAGAGTCAAAATAAAACAGATGCCATGAATAACGAAACACTGTCGGTGGGTGGATGGAAGGATCAATTGACCCAGTCAGTAATTCACCTTAACTGATACGGGCCaatggggtgggggtgggggcggGGGTGGGAGATGCATTTCCAAAGGTTGGTCCAAAGCAATAGAAGTCATTAAGTGATCAGAGGAATCAAGGAACTTGAAAAACTCTTACATTCAAAAAGGAAATGAACTATTAGGAGCTTGattgaattaaaatttgaattt
This genomic stretch from Macadamia integrifolia cultivar HAES 741 chromosome 2, SCU_Mint_v3, whole genome shotgun sequence harbors:
- the LOC122059088 gene encoding pentatricopeptide repeat-containing protein At3g26540, translating into MGVNAASVLNRLLQKNTQRTKTPPTNSIAITNSIKAHLKSGSLKKAVSVLFASPVPVPFYIYARLFKICSSTPAIVEARKVESHLVTFHPQPPIFLLNRAIEAYGKCGCLEDARELFEEMPQRDGGSWNAIITAFSQGDFAEKAVGMFSRMNKLGVVANEITFASVLGSCSVILSLFLSRQVHGLIVKYGLCWNVILGSSLVDVYGKCRIIGDARRMFDEIPNPNSVSWNVIVRRYLEMGDEREAIAMFFKMVEANVRQLNFTFSNALIACSSISALNEGYQIHDVVIKVGFEEDTVVTNSLINMYAKCGGLEDARRLFDQPGLKNMISWTSIMSGYATSGRTAEARELFNKMPERSVVSWNAMLAGYVKFLLWEEALDFVFWMRKTTKDIDHVTLSLILNVCAGSSDVELGKQVHGFVYRHGWFSDQFVSNGLLDMYGKCRSFRYSRAWFFEMGRLRDRVSWNALISSYARHHQSEEAMEIFREMLWETTPSEFTFGTLLAACANIFTLKQGKQIHGYMIRNGYEIDLVIRGALVDMYSKCRCLEYALKVFKEAVSRDVILWNSMLLGCAHNGRGADVLELFGLMQKEGIKADHVTFQGILLACIGEGFVDHGRQYFNSMSDMFCIIPRLEHYECMIELFSRYGVIDELEDFIKRMPFDPTVEMLTRIFDACREHEHSRLGEWAAQHLNEFKPLTPFRFETLSEPDLGKL
- the LOC122093780 gene encoding putative pentatricopeptide repeat-containing protein At1g77010, mitochondrial, which produces MERDLHSYVNLLRSCNINRSIQQGKQLHVHLLKMGVLNSLTFIGNYLLQLYTRWGDLSDARLLFDEMPQRNHFSWNTMIEAYLKSGSKEDSLGLFYSMPHKNDFSWIAVISSLVKSGDLDTAGRLFNEMPVKNGVAWNSIIHGYVRHGYPEQALRLFKDLSSEPSETSQTDNFVLATVIGACANVAALDWGKQIHTRIIVTDVKFDLVLGSSLVNMYGKCGDLDSASHILDLMPESDDFSVSALITGYANCGRLSDARRIFDRISSQCVVVWNSMIAGYVANNEVGEALNLFIRMQKDGIQADPSTLASVLSACISMGNLTKGKQMHAYCYKVGVIHDIIVSSVLVDMYSKCGRPNDACKFFGELKNYDTVLLNSIITLYFSCGRIEDARWVFETMPVRSLISWNSMIVGYSQNGCAVEALELFCEMHRLDLRMDEVSLASAISACASICSLGLGEQIFARGAITGLESDQIISTSLIDLYCKCGNVKDGRKLFEEMKKFDEVPWNSMLVGYATNGYGIEALKLFDEMSHAGVRPNDITFTGVLSACDHCGLVEEGKRWFYSMKWEHQIEPGIEHYSCMIDLFARAGFLKEAMDLINQMPFEADASMWSSVLRGCMSHGDEALGRKVAQYIIMLDSVGSSAYVQLSSLYATSGDWEKSADVRKTMQDRRIRKNPGRSWVDS
- the LOC122093787 gene encoding pentatricopeptide repeat-containing protein At2g22070-like; this translates as MPNGSSKAVDPIHHYASLIESCLTTRHLKLGRFIHCHLIKTALNLNVFLANRIIHMYSKLDSFESAHNAFDELPITNTHSWNTIISACCRFGLFDRAQKLFDEMPEPNLVSYNSIISGFSHHGFHKQAIDVFKRMQKQYNSLLIDKFTVVSMVSTCANLGTLELLRQVHGALAVIGIEINLIMYNVLIDAYGKCGDPDASYKVFSQMEERDVVSWTSMVVAYVRASQLENAYLVFNQMPVKNAISWTALITGLAQNGWGVEALDLFVQMQEEGIPPSAFTFVGLLSACADLALIERGKQLHGCITRNGDRSDLFNVFIFNALIDMYAKCGDMKSGKRLFEKIPEKDIISWNSMITGFAQNGYGEESLMAFNKMTEEGVTPNHVTFLGVLTACSHTGLVSKGRHFLELMEKDFGVCPRSDHYAILIDMLGRMNRLEEAVELINNAPHGPDRIGMWGALLGGCRVHGNLDLARRAAEALFELEPWNAARYVMLSNIYAAAKRWDDSRRVRTLMKERRLKKDVAYSIIEVRNARHWFVAEDKSHCQTDGIYEVIDILADQMKEAGFLPYPYDGHLFILDEDDGLLSQVCNE